From the Chloroflexus aurantiacus J-10-fl genome, one window contains:
- a CDS encoding DnaJ C-terminal domain-containing protein: protein MKDYYQVLGVSRTASDEEIKQAYRRLARKYHPDVNPGDPKAEARFKEINEAYQVLSDKEQRAKYDRFGSDFRRYEQTGFGGFDYGSQDFADLFETLFGQRRTTGGGFNVRLDGQDVEQPVELTLEEAYNGTQRTVQFSNPNGTPRTITVKIPAGIDTGKRVRVPGEGAPGLNGGRRGDLYLVVTVKPHERFERKGNDLHTTIPVSMYTLLLGGQTQIPLLSGKTLTLNIPPQTQNGRVFRIAGQGMPLMHSHQHGDLYVTVSAVLPTNLSPQARKLVEELQQLTEGDRR, encoded by the coding sequence ATGAAGGATTATTATCAGGTATTGGGGGTAAGCCGTACCGCCAGCGACGAAGAGATAAAGCAGGCATACCGACGGCTGGCTCGAAAGTACCACCCTGACGTTAATCCAGGTGATCCGAAAGCTGAAGCACGCTTCAAAGAGATTAACGAAGCCTATCAGGTGCTATCCGACAAAGAGCAACGTGCGAAATATGACCGCTTTGGCAGTGATTTTCGCCGTTACGAACAAACCGGGTTTGGCGGTTTTGATTACGGTAGTCAGGATTTTGCTGATTTATTTGAGACACTCTTTGGGCAGCGCCGCACAACCGGCGGTGGGTTCAATGTACGTCTCGATGGGCAAGATGTTGAACAACCGGTTGAGCTGACGCTTGAGGAAGCGTATAACGGTACCCAACGCACAGTTCAGTTTTCAAACCCTAACGGCACACCACGCACAATTACCGTAAAGATTCCTGCCGGCATCGATACCGGCAAACGGGTGCGCGTGCCGGGGGAAGGCGCGCCTGGTCTCAATGGTGGTCGGCGTGGCGATCTCTACCTGGTCGTGACCGTCAAACCGCACGAGCGGTTTGAACGTAAGGGCAATGATCTGCACACGACTATCCCGGTGAGTATGTATACCCTGCTACTGGGAGGACAAACCCAGATTCCACTGCTGTCAGGTAAAACTCTGACCCTGAATATTCCACCGCAAACCCAGAACGGACGGGTATTTCGTATTGCCGGTCAGGGGATGCCGCTGATGCATAGTCATCAGCATGGCGATCTCTACGTTACCGTCAGCGCCGTTTTGCCGACCAACCTTTCGCCGCAGGCACGCAAGCTGGTGGAGGAATTGCAGCAACTGACGGAAGGAGATAGGAGATAG
- a CDS encoding NAD-dependent epimerase/dehydratase family protein, translated as MTYLVTGAAGFIGSHLVDRLLARGEQVIGFDNFVDYYSPDRKRRNLAQAMQQPGFTLIEGDIRDPDTVAHIFTRYRPRFVAHLAAMPGPRPSIANPQLYEAVNVGGSLVILDYARRSEVENLVLASTSSVYGKTNRVPFREDDNTDRPLSPYAATKKAAEVLAYTFHSLYGIPTSVVRFFTVYGPRGRPDMTPYLFVERMVRGQPITLFNGGENLFRDYTYIDDIVSGVINALDRPHPYEIFNLGHSQPVELRRFVNLLEQITGYPAQIEIKPLPATEPPITYADTTKAGQLLDFAPRVAIEEGLARFWAWYCDEHQPQH; from the coding sequence ATGACCTATCTTGTTACCGGTGCAGCCGGTTTTATTGGAAGTCATCTGGTGGATCGTCTGCTGGCACGGGGTGAACAGGTAATCGGTTTTGACAATTTTGTCGATTATTACAGTCCAGATCGTAAACGGCGCAACCTCGCGCAGGCGATGCAACAGCCGGGGTTTACATTGATAGAGGGTGATATTCGTGATCCCGACACGGTAGCACACATTTTCACTCGCTACCGTCCACGTTTCGTTGCCCACCTGGCTGCGATGCCCGGCCCACGCCCATCGATTGCCAATCCGCAGCTCTATGAAGCCGTCAATGTTGGTGGGAGTCTGGTAATTCTCGATTACGCCCGGCGTAGCGAAGTAGAAAATCTGGTACTGGCATCTACCTCATCGGTATACGGAAAAACAAACCGGGTGCCATTCCGCGAAGATGATAACACTGACCGACCGTTATCACCTTATGCAGCAACCAAAAAAGCGGCTGAAGTTCTGGCATATACTTTTCACAGCCTGTACGGCATTCCCACCAGTGTGGTGCGCTTCTTTACCGTCTACGGCCCACGTGGACGGCCCGATATGACACCATACCTGTTTGTGGAACGAATGGTGCGTGGCCAGCCGATTACCCTCTTCAACGGTGGCGAAAATCTGTTCCGCGATTACACCTATATCGATGATATTGTCAGCGGGGTGATTAACGCCCTTGATCGACCGCATCCCTACGAAATCTTCAATCTTGGTCATTCGCAACCGGTCGAGCTGCGTCGCTTTGTCAACCTCCTGGAACAGATTACCGGCTACCCGGCCCAGATCGAGATCAAGCCATTGCCGGCCACAGAGCCACCGATCACCTATGCAGACACAACCAAAGCCGGTCAATTGCTCGATTTCGCACCGCGTGTGGCCATTGAAGAAGGACTTGCCCGCTTCTGGGCATGGTATTGTGACGAACATCAGCCGCAACATTAA
- a CDS encoding sugar transferase, producing the protein MIEYPPVSDSSSSATRQRIQYQRRWMSVGLFLIDQVLIFSGFALAYLLRYQVSWPPPFDRIVAEVATENLVPFSAFLPIVIMLQVLLGLRFIGRGFYRPSRRITMMDEAAAITGSVITMIALLMVVVFLYRPFFYSRLIFAFAVVTIIALLLSWRLLLIGIRHWFWTRGLGRERVLVVGGTGLGQLVMQSLTASPGVGYTLVGYLSNEPIITGNRARVFQHLGNLDDFEDVVEQHRIQHVIIALPFWEYDRLPELAARCQALGIEYQIAPDIYQLSFDRVDIMHLSGVPLLQPKEIQLHGLNLALKRIFDLTMVLLSLPLTLPLAIIIAGLIWLDSGRPIIFRQQRVGKHGHLFTCYKFRTMVPDAEQRRQELLAHNEADGPLFKMRADPRVTRVGRWLRRTSLDELPQLFNVLRGDMSLIGPRPALPEEVERYEPWHRRRLEVLPGLACLPQALGRSEISFDEQVRLDIYYAENWSLSLDLRILMMVIPAVLSGRGAW; encoded by the coding sequence ATGATTGAATACCCGCCAGTATCTGACAGTTCATCATCCGCCACTCGCCAGCGCATTCAGTATCAACGACGCTGGATGAGTGTCGGATTGTTTCTTATTGATCAGGTGCTCATCTTCAGCGGATTTGCGCTGGCATATCTGCTGCGCTATCAGGTAAGCTGGCCACCACCCTTTGATCGGATTGTGGCTGAAGTTGCCACAGAAAATCTGGTACCTTTTAGCGCCTTCCTGCCAATTGTTATCATGTTGCAAGTCTTGTTAGGCTTGCGGTTTATCGGGCGTGGATTTTATCGGCCCAGTCGCCGAATAACCATGATGGACGAAGCCGCTGCCATTACCGGAAGTGTGATCACAATGATTGCACTCCTGATGGTGGTGGTCTTTCTGTACCGGCCATTTTTCTACTCACGACTGATTTTTGCCTTTGCTGTTGTCACCATTATCGCTCTTCTGCTTAGCTGGCGTCTTCTGCTTATCGGCATTCGCCACTGGTTCTGGACACGCGGTCTCGGCCGTGAGCGTGTGCTGGTGGTTGGAGGTACCGGCCTGGGCCAACTGGTAATGCAATCGCTCACGGCTTCGCCAGGTGTTGGCTATACCCTGGTCGGCTACCTGAGTAACGAGCCAATCATTACCGGCAACCGGGCCCGCGTCTTTCAACACCTCGGCAATCTTGATGATTTTGAAGACGTTGTTGAACAACACCGGATTCAACACGTCATTATTGCTCTCCCCTTTTGGGAATATGACCGTCTCCCGGAACTGGCCGCTCGTTGTCAGGCCCTGGGCATCGAGTATCAGATTGCACCCGACATTTATCAACTCAGTTTTGACCGGGTTGATATTATGCATTTGAGTGGTGTTCCACTCCTCCAACCGAAAGAGATTCAACTCCACGGTCTGAATCTTGCCCTGAAACGCATCTTTGATTTGACGATGGTTCTGCTTAGTCTGCCACTGACGCTGCCGCTTGCCATCATCATTGCGGGATTGATCTGGCTCGACTCAGGGCGTCCGATCATTTTTCGCCAGCAACGGGTGGGCAAGCATGGTCATCTGTTTACCTGCTACAAATTCCGCACGATGGTACCAGATGCCGAACAGCGTCGCCAGGAGCTACTGGCCCACAACGAAGCAGATGGCCCCCTGTTTAAGATGCGCGCCGATCCACGGGTGACACGAGTCGGGCGCTGGTTGCGGCGCACCAGCCTCGATGAGCTGCCGCAATTGTTCAATGTGCTACGCGGTGATATGAGTCTGATCGGGCCACGACCAGCGTTACCAGAAGAGGTAGAGCGTTATGAACCATGGCATCGACGCCGGTTAGAAGTACTTCCAGGACTGGCCTGTCTACCCCAGGCCCTTGGGCGGAGCGAGATCTCATTTGATGAGCAGGTTCGGCTTGATATTTACTATGCCGAAAACTGGTCATTGAGCCTTGATCTCCGCATCTTGATGATGGTTATTCCGGCAGTATTATCCGGTCGTGGTGCGTGGTAA
- a CDS encoding O-antigen ligase family protein — MQFPALITIYREHRLWMWLIGAAVTGCILGFTPPLVAVSWLIGLAALGLTLCDPVWPVALAVLSVPFQQLVILPGGLSLTQACFVLVALSLIGRIHQPWPKLTAPGLSLAVLVWCLALAAAATPLSRTEGLKETLRWGTVLLIYVATVWVLQDRLRAAWRRTVLVTCLLVAPAITALIGVTQFVNGFGPESFAIGGGRVRAYGTIGQPNSFAGYLNQSWPLAVGMLIALVETRQYHIRFWMLFSILLVATGSLLGGLLASFSRGGWIGALIGALAMGIAFGGRYGRAMLIRVGMAALLVGLSGLLLINSGLLPTALSNRVVSIIASLRPFDTRNVEITPENFAVVERMAHLQAAWHMVQERPLLGVGPGNFSIAYERLVYSGQSPTWIKPWYDSRGHAHNYYLHITAESGLIGASAYLVFLGSIWYSAIRALRQAQTWMIRGITLGGIGVAGALNGHNLFENLHVLNMGVQFGVIIAMLATIDAERKEEL, encoded by the coding sequence ATGCAATTTCCTGCCCTCATCACCATCTACCGTGAACATCGCCTGTGGATGTGGCTGATTGGTGCAGCCGTCACCGGGTGTATCCTGGGGTTCACCCCACCTCTGGTAGCAGTGAGCTGGTTGATCGGCCTCGCTGCGCTGGGACTAACCCTCTGCGATCCAGTCTGGCCGGTCGCGCTGGCCGTGCTTTCGGTACCGTTTCAGCAACTGGTTATCTTACCCGGTGGCTTGAGTCTAACCCAGGCTTGTTTCGTCCTGGTCGCGCTGAGTCTCATAGGGCGTATTCATCAACCCTGGCCAAAGCTGACAGCACCCGGCCTCTCGCTCGCTGTCCTGGTCTGGTGTCTTGCCCTCGCTGCTGCGGCAACCCCACTGAGTCGCACTGAAGGCTTAAAAGAGACCCTCCGCTGGGGAACGGTACTACTCATTTATGTCGCTACCGTGTGGGTATTGCAGGATCGGTTGCGTGCTGCATGGCGTCGAACCGTATTAGTCACGTGTTTACTGGTGGCTCCGGCCATCACTGCACTGATTGGCGTGACGCAATTCGTCAATGGCTTCGGTCCTGAGAGCTTTGCGATTGGCGGTGGGCGGGTGCGGGCATACGGCACGATTGGACAACCGAATTCCTTTGCCGGCTATCTAAATCAGTCCTGGCCACTTGCCGTTGGGATGCTGATAGCACTTGTAGAAACCCGTCAGTACCACATTCGGTTCTGGATGCTGTTCAGCATCCTGCTGGTAGCGACCGGCAGCCTGCTGGGAGGTCTGCTGGCAAGCTTCTCCCGTGGCGGATGGATTGGCGCATTGATCGGCGCATTAGCAATGGGCATTGCCTTTGGCGGGCGGTACGGGCGCGCCATGCTGATCCGTGTTGGGATGGCCGCACTCCTTGTTGGTTTGAGTGGTCTTTTGCTGATCAACAGTGGGCTGTTGCCAACTGCGCTGAGCAATCGGGTGGTTTCCATCATCGCCAGCCTGCGCCCGTTCGACACCCGCAACGTTGAGATCACCCCTGAAAACTTTGCGGTTGTGGAGCGGATGGCGCATCTTCAGGCAGCGTGGCATATGGTGCAGGAGCGACCACTTCTCGGCGTCGGTCCTGGTAATTTTAGCATCGCCTACGAACGACTGGTCTACAGTGGGCAAAGCCCCACCTGGATCAAGCCATGGTATGATTCTCGTGGTCATGCGCACAACTACTACCTGCACATCACTGCGGAGAGTGGTCTCATCGGAGCAAGTGCATATCTGGTTTTTCTCGGCAGCATCTGGTATTCTGCCATCAGAGCGTTACGTCAGGCACAAACCTGGATGATCCGTGGCATAACGCTCGGTGGTATCGGTGTAGCAGGGGCGCTGAACGGACACAATCTATTTGAAAATCTGCACGTCTTGAACATGGGTGTTCAATTTGGCGTCATTATTGCCATGCTGGCAACCATTGACGCCGAGCGCAAAGAGGAGTTATGA
- a CDS encoding lysylphosphatidylglycerol synthase transmembrane domain-containing protein has product MSDQQIPVNSSVDKEDIPSDERGTFSLGQRLRQPRTLISFGLAIAIIVFVVRGLDIDLATTWQYMRSADPWLLVAGLIVFYLTFPLRAFRWRMLLINAGVPVQAGQNSWASFPALIEYIYLSWFANCIVPAKLGDAYRGYLLKHNGNVSFSATFGTIFAERLLDMIGLFGLLVLSGYLTFGAQMPEGTQIVFGFGGLLVVIIISGLIGMRWLGPQIRWFIPNRLHRVYGNFEQSALRSFTPVILPRLFLLTGSIWLLEGFRLWFVIQSLSHTGLNLTLAAIIFVALASSLLTALPVTPAGLGVVEGTITVVLTFFGIASSLGSAVTLLDRLINFWSIVVFGFILYLFSRRK; this is encoded by the coding sequence ATGAGCGATCAGCAAATACCGGTCAATTCATCAGTTGATAAAGAAGACATCCCCAGCGATGAGCGTGGCACATTTTCACTCGGTCAACGATTGCGCCAGCCCCGCACGCTGATCTCGTTTGGGCTTGCAATAGCGATCATTGTCTTTGTAGTGCGTGGTCTCGATATCGATCTGGCAACGACATGGCAATATATGCGGTCAGCCGATCCGTGGTTGCTCGTTGCTGGACTCATTGTCTTTTATTTAACCTTCCCGCTCCGTGCTTTCCGCTGGCGCATGCTCCTGATCAATGCCGGAGTGCCGGTACAGGCAGGGCAGAACTCGTGGGCATCATTTCCGGCGCTGATTGAATATATCTACCTCTCGTGGTTTGCCAACTGCATCGTGCCGGCCAAACTCGGTGATGCGTATCGCGGGTATTTGCTCAAGCATAATGGGAATGTCTCGTTCTCGGCAACGTTTGGTACGATTTTTGCCGAACGTCTCCTCGACATGATCGGTCTGTTCGGCTTACTGGTGCTCTCAGGGTATCTTACATTTGGTGCCCAGATGCCAGAAGGCACTCAAATTGTCTTTGGTTTCGGCGGCTTGCTGGTCGTCATCATCATCAGCGGATTAATCGGTATGCGCTGGCTTGGCCCGCAAATCCGCTGGTTCATTCCCAACCGTCTGCATCGCGTCTACGGCAATTTTGAACAATCAGCGTTGAGATCGTTTACGCCGGTGATTTTGCCACGGTTATTTCTCCTTACCGGTTCGATCTGGTTGCTCGAAGGGTTTCGGCTGTGGTTCGTGATCCAGTCACTTAGCCATACGGGTCTCAACTTAACGCTGGCTGCCATTATCTTCGTAGCCCTGGCATCATCGTTACTGACCGCATTGCCGGTGACACCAGCAGGTCTTGGGGTTGTTGAAGGAACCATCACCGTTGTCCTGACCTTTTTCGGGATTGCGAGCAGCCTGGGGAGCGCAGTGACATTGCTTGACCGACTGATCAATTTCTGGAGCATCGTTGTGTTTGGCTTCATTCTCTACCTGTTCAGTCGGCGAAAATAA
- the gltB gene encoding glutamate synthase large subunit, with the protein MYLPARDPARLYDPRFEHDACGIGFVARVNGRDSHDILDLALTALGRLEHRGAVADDARTGDGAGVLTQIPRRLLRRELAAKGIAIADTDLALAMLFLPTDPDQYARACTLVEAALTTHRLPLLCWREVPVDPDVLGERARRAMPAIRQVIVGRPQGMDDRTFERTLFLARKTMERSFRDAGLPAYVPSFSSRTVVYKGLLLGSHLADFYLDLRDPDFTTAIAVYHQRYSTNTFPTWERAQPFRMLSHNGEINTLQGNVNWMRAREQAITLPDDFLPGGAPPMRDLLPVIDESGSDSAMLDNTLELLVMAGRDIRHAAAMLVPEAWEKIPDIDPALRAFYQYHSCLMEPWDGPAALAFSDGTIVGTALDRNGLRPARYIVTDDGLVVSGSEVGAVPIAETRIVCKGKLGPGQMLAVDTAQGQIYTNSEVKALLAARRPYAEWLNQHLCYLPANLPSLPADTETDWQPLQMAFGYTSEELNVILKPMGMTGHEPVGSMGDDTPIPPLSQWELGRPLFHFFKQRFAEVTNPPIDPLREELVMSLSVGIGRRRSILLETPEHAHLLQLTSPILTDAQLQAIRTHPDPLLSSVTISLLFPANHISAERLLQTLDRICAEAATAVEQGAAIVILSDRGVDADHAALPILLATGAVHHHLIRTGLRSRVSLLVETGEAREVHHMAALIGYGAEAINPYLALVSVRRIALERDAVRQRAEHGVERDASDPRAFTLADEAEHHYIHALEKGLLKIMSKMGISTLDSYCGAQIFEAVGLANEVVERCFTGTPSRVGGLSFSRIARDLAARHARAFQTGRVTLPHPGFYKFKKDGEYHAFSPTVVHALHKAVRNPHALNGDSTGPSLSSEGYATYRAYADLVNNRPPVEPRDLLEFVPAGPPVPIDEVEPIESIVKRFSTAAMSHGSTSSEAHETLSIAMNRLGAMANSGEGGEAPERYHDERNSRIKQVASGRFGVTPAYLASASELQIKMAQGAKPGEGGQLPGHKVNEEIARIRHTVPGVALISPPPHHDIYSIEDLAQLIYDLKQVNPNARVSVKLVATAGVGTIAAGVAKGYADIILISGHAGGTGASPLSSIKNAGVPWELGLAETQQTLILNGLRERVRLRADGGLKTGRDVVMAALLGADEFSFGTAALVAEGCIMARACHNNTCPVGIATQRSDLRAKFPGKPEMVMAFFRYLAQEVREILASLGLRSIEEAVGRTDLLRQRHTGLETADLLDMTPVLGAATLVGQGPIRHGGKPNALPAEESLNDRIMADAAKALAADGPVRLHYQINNCDRSVGARLSGTIGQLYGDKGLPPDTITITFHGHAGQSFGAFNAPGVTLHLIGDANDYVGKGMAGGLITIAPSPQAQYVWHENVIAGNTILYGATGGELYAAGRVGERFAVRNSGATAVVEGVGDHGCEYMTGGVVVVLGPTGRNFGAGMTGGVAYVLDEAGTFAQRYNPQLVELRPLSERDEKRLRDLIRRHVALTKSPRGSEILARWDYYRTVFLTVRPRDAVAQIEAAAEGTEEPTAARAA; encoded by the coding sequence ATGTATCTTCCCGCGCGAGACCCTGCCCGACTGTATGATCCGCGCTTTGAGCACGATGCATGCGGGATCGGTTTTGTCGCTCGTGTTAATGGTCGGGATAGCCACGATATTCTTGATCTGGCCCTGACGGCCCTGGGCCGCCTTGAGCATCGCGGTGCCGTAGCCGATGATGCACGTACCGGCGATGGCGCCGGAGTGCTCACCCAGATCCCTCGCCGGCTGTTACGCCGGGAACTGGCGGCTAAGGGTATTGCGATAGCCGATACCGATCTCGCGCTGGCAATGCTTTTTCTACCTACCGATCCCGATCAGTATGCGAGGGCTTGCACGCTGGTTGAAGCAGCTCTGACGACCCACCGGTTACCATTGCTGTGCTGGCGTGAGGTACCGGTTGATCCCGACGTGCTGGGAGAGCGGGCACGGCGCGCGATGCCGGCTATTCGCCAGGTGATCGTTGGTCGTCCGCAGGGTATGGACGACCGGACATTCGAGCGTACTCTGTTCCTGGCCCGCAAGACGATGGAGCGGAGCTTCCGCGATGCCGGTTTACCGGCTTACGTGCCCTCGTTTTCGTCGCGCACCGTCGTCTACAAGGGCTTGCTGTTAGGTTCACACCTGGCCGATTTTTATCTCGATCTGCGTGATCCTGACTTCACCACAGCTATCGCTGTCTACCACCAGCGTTACAGCACCAATACCTTCCCAACCTGGGAACGGGCGCAGCCGTTCCGCATGCTGTCGCACAACGGTGAAATTAATACGTTGCAGGGTAATGTGAACTGGATGCGCGCCCGCGAACAGGCGATTACGCTTCCAGACGACTTTCTACCCGGTGGCGCTCCACCGATGCGTGATCTGCTCCCGGTTATTGATGAGAGCGGTTCTGACTCGGCAATGCTCGATAATACGCTGGAGCTGCTGGTGATGGCCGGACGCGATATTCGCCACGCGGCAGCAATGCTGGTGCCGGAAGCCTGGGAAAAGATACCCGACATCGATCCTGCCCTGCGAGCGTTTTATCAGTACCACTCCTGTCTGATGGAACCCTGGGACGGCCCGGCAGCCCTGGCGTTCTCTGACGGCACCATTGTCGGGACTGCCCTCGACCGCAACGGTCTGCGTCCGGCACGTTATATCGTGACTGATGATGGCCTGGTCGTGTCGGGATCGGAAGTTGGTGCGGTACCGATTGCTGAAACCCGCATCGTCTGTAAGGGCAAACTCGGCCCCGGCCAGATGCTGGCTGTTGATACCGCTCAGGGTCAGATTTACACCAACAGCGAGGTAAAGGCGCTTTTAGCCGCACGCCGGCCCTACGCTGAATGGCTCAACCAGCATTTGTGTTATCTTCCGGCGAACTTACCCTCTCTGCCTGCTGACACGGAAACTGATTGGCAACCACTTCAGATGGCGTTCGGCTATACATCGGAAGAGCTGAATGTCATTCTCAAACCAATGGGCATGACCGGGCACGAACCGGTTGGATCGATGGGAGACGATACGCCAATTCCACCACTCTCGCAATGGGAATTAGGTCGTCCACTCTTCCACTTCTTCAAGCAGCGCTTTGCCGAGGTCACCAACCCACCTATTGATCCGCTCCGCGAAGAGCTGGTAATGTCGTTGAGCGTAGGCATCGGTCGCCGCCGCTCGATCCTGCTGGAAACACCAGAACACGCCCATCTGCTCCAACTGACGTCGCCCATCCTGACCGATGCCCAGTTGCAGGCAATTCGCACTCACCCTGATCCATTGCTCAGTTCGGTGACGATCAGTTTACTCTTCCCGGCCAATCACATCTCGGCTGAGAGGCTGTTGCAGACACTCGACAGGATCTGCGCCGAAGCAGCAACTGCGGTTGAGCAAGGGGCGGCAATTGTTATTCTCAGTGATCGTGGCGTTGATGCTGACCATGCTGCCCTGCCCATCCTGCTGGCAACCGGCGCCGTCCACCATCACCTCATCCGCACCGGCTTGCGCTCGCGGGTCAGTCTGCTGGTGGAAACCGGGGAAGCCCGTGAAGTCCACCACATGGCGGCATTGATCGGTTATGGCGCTGAGGCGATCAACCCATATCTGGCCCTGGTCAGTGTTCGCCGTATTGCGCTTGAGCGTGATGCCGTGCGCCAGCGCGCCGAACACGGGGTCGAGCGGGATGCGAGTGATCCACGAGCGTTCACGCTCGCCGATGAGGCTGAGCACCACTACATCCATGCCCTGGAAAAGGGTCTGCTGAAGATTATGTCGAAGATGGGTATTTCGACCCTCGACAGTTACTGTGGTGCCCAGATTTTTGAGGCGGTTGGATTAGCCAACGAAGTAGTCGAGCGCTGTTTTACCGGTACACCTTCGCGCGTGGGTGGGCTTTCGTTTAGCCGGATTGCCCGCGATCTGGCTGCTCGCCATGCCCGTGCCTTCCAGACCGGTCGCGTAACCCTGCCGCATCCCGGTTTCTACAAATTCAAGAAGGACGGTGAATATCACGCTTTCAGCCCGACAGTGGTACATGCCCTGCACAAAGCTGTACGCAACCCGCACGCTCTCAACGGTGATAGCACCGGGCCATCACTCAGCAGCGAAGGCTACGCCACCTACCGGGCTTATGCCGATCTGGTCAATAACCGACCGCCGGTTGAACCGCGCGATCTGCTGGAGTTCGTACCGGCTGGGCCGCCCGTTCCGATTGATGAAGTCGAACCGATTGAGTCGATTGTCAAGCGGTTTTCGACTGCGGCGATGAGCCACGGCTCAACCAGCTCCGAAGCCCATGAAACTCTGTCAATCGCCATGAATCGGCTGGGGGCAATGGCGAATAGCGGTGAAGGTGGTGAAGCGCCGGAACGTTACCACGACGAACGCAATTCCCGCATCAAGCAGGTGGCATCAGGCCGTTTCGGCGTGACCCCTGCCTACCTGGCCAGCGCCAGTGAATTGCAAATCAAGATGGCCCAGGGAGCCAAGCCTGGCGAAGGCGGTCAGTTGCCCGGCCACAAGGTGAACGAGGAGATTGCCCGGATTCGCCATACGGTGCCCGGTGTAGCACTAATCAGTCCGCCGCCACACCACGATATTTACAGCATTGAAGACCTGGCCCAGTTGATCTACGACCTCAAGCAGGTGAACCCGAATGCACGGGTTTCCGTAAAGCTCGTGGCAACAGCCGGGGTGGGTACCATCGCCGCCGGAGTGGCGAAGGGATATGCTGACATCATTCTGATTAGTGGTCATGCCGGTGGAACCGGTGCGTCGCCACTGAGCAGTATCAAGAATGCCGGTGTGCCGTGGGAATTGGGCTTAGCCGAAACCCAACAGACACTCATTCTCAACGGCCTACGGGAGCGAGTACGCCTCCGCGCTGATGGTGGGCTAAAGACAGGCCGGGACGTGGTCATGGCAGCCTTACTCGGTGCTGATGAGTTCTCGTTCGGCACGGCTGCCCTGGTCGCCGAAGGGTGTATTATGGCACGAGCCTGTCATAACAACACCTGTCCGGTCGGTATTGCCACCCAACGTAGCGATCTGCGGGCAAAATTCCCTGGCAAGCCAGAAATGGTGATGGCCTTCTTCCGCTACCTGGCCCAGGAAGTACGCGAAATTCTGGCGAGTCTCGGCCTGCGCTCGATTGAAGAGGCTGTTGGTCGCACCGACCTGTTGCGCCAGCGTCATACTGGCCTCGAAACAGCCGATCTGCTCGATATGACACCGGTGCTCGGCGCGGCAACACTCGTCGGGCAAGGGCCGATTCGCCATGGCGGTAAACCCAATGCCCTTCCTGCTGAAGAGAGCCTGAATGACCGCATCATGGCTGATGCCGCCAAGGCACTCGCCGCTGACGGTCCTGTGCGCCTGCATTATCAGATCAACAACTGTGATCGCTCGGTTGGCGCTCGCCTGTCGGGGACGATTGGGCAACTGTACGGTGATAAAGGTTTACCACCGGACACCATCACCATCACCTTCCATGGCCACGCCGGCCAGAGCTTTGGTGCGTTCAATGCGCCCGGCGTCACCCTCCACCTCATCGGCGATGCCAACGACTATGTAGGGAAAGGAATGGCCGGTGGTCTCATCACCATTGCGCCATCACCGCAGGCCCAATATGTCTGGCACGAGAATGTCATTGCCGGAAACACCATCCTGTACGGTGCTACCGGCGGTGAACTCTACGCAGCCGGTCGTGTCGGTGAGCGCTTTGCGGTGCGAAATTCCGGCGCAACAGCCGTCGTCGAGGGGGTTGGCGACCACGGGTGCGAGTATATGACCGGTGGGGTGGTTGTCGTTCTCGGGCCAACCGGGCGTAATTTCGGGGCCGGAATGACCGGCGGTGTTGCGTATGTTCTTGACGAAGCCGGAACGTTTGCGCAACGCTACAATCCGCAACTGGTTGAGCTACGTCCCCTCAGCGAGCGAGATGAAAAGCGGCTGCGCGATCTCATTCGCCGCCATGTTGCATTGACAAAGAGTCCACGAGGGAGTGAGATTCTGGCCCGTTGGGACTATTATCGCACTGTCTTCCTGACCGTCAGGCCGCGCGATGCCGTAGCTCAGATCGAAGCCGCTGCGGAAGGGACAGAAGAGCCAACCGCTGCCCGTGCAGCGTAG